The following are from one region of the Sandaracinus amylolyticus genome:
- a CDS encoding YceI family protein: protein MTTAAPQTASQPSRWTLDASHSSVGFSVRHMMITNVRGEFQKVSGEVVFDPSKPEASKVSATIDVASINTREEKRDGHLRSADFFDAEKHPSMTFESKRVRRAGDGYEVVGDLTIRGTTREVTLTVDDVTAEHTDPWGNRRIGASARAKVRRSEFGMTWNSALEAGGVLVGDEISIVIEVSLIKQA, encoded by the coding sequence ATGACGACCGCAGCCCCCCAGACCGCCTCGCAGCCCAGCCGCTGGACCCTCGACGCCTCGCACTCGAGCGTCGGCTTCAGCGTGCGCCACATGATGATCACGAACGTGCGCGGCGAGTTCCAGAAGGTCTCCGGCGAGGTGGTCTTCGATCCCTCGAAGCCCGAGGCGTCGAAGGTGAGCGCGACGATCGACGTGGCGTCGATCAACACGCGCGAGGAGAAGCGCGACGGGCACCTGCGCAGCGCGGACTTCTTCGACGCGGAGAAGCACCCGAGCATGACCTTCGAGTCGAAGCGCGTGCGCCGCGCGGGCGACGGCTACGAGGTCGTCGGTGACCTGACGATCCGCGGCACGACGCGCGAGGTGACGCTGACCGTCGACGACGTGACGGCGGAGCACACGGATCCCTGGGGCAACCGCCGCATCGGTGCGTCGGCGCGCGCGAAGGTGCGTCGCTCGGAGTTCGGGATGACGTGGAACTCGGCGCTCGAGGCGGGCGGTGTGCTGGTCGGTGACGAGATCTCGATCGTGATCGAGGTGTCGCTGATCAAGCAGGCCTGA
- a CDS encoding inorganic phosphate transporter, producing the protein MVSLLIAVVVAAVVFDYINGFHDAANAIATVVSTGVLPLRTAVIIAAIFNFVGAITGTAVATTIATGFADAQIVDQTVVLCALLGASAWNLITWWYGIPSSSSHALIGGLAGAVVAHAGVAAFHWETLGKKVLLPLVVSPTLGFVAAFFLMIALLWIVRRARPGTVHRASRRMQLLSACMMAFSHGSNDAQKAMGIITLALVAFAANGGTGVPEWMMPVGDTAADMEVPRWVIYTCASAIALGTAAGGRRIIKTMGTKIIRISPLQGFAAETAGAATILVASHAGVPVSTTHVINACIMGVGASNRISAVRWGVATNIVIAWVLTLPLSAAIAFVLELVISPLL; encoded by the coding sequence ATGGTTAGTCTGCTGATCGCGGTCGTCGTCGCGGCCGTCGTCTTCGACTACATCAACGGCTTCCACGACGCAGCGAACGCGATCGCGACGGTCGTCTCCACCGGCGTGCTGCCGCTGCGCACCGCCGTGATCATCGCCGCGATCTTCAACTTCGTCGGCGCGATCACCGGCACCGCGGTCGCCACCACGATCGCGACCGGGTTCGCCGATGCCCAGATCGTCGATCAGACGGTCGTGCTCTGCGCGCTGCTCGGCGCGTCGGCGTGGAACCTGATCACGTGGTGGTACGGCATCCCCTCGTCGAGCTCGCACGCGCTGATCGGCGGGCTCGCGGGCGCGGTGGTCGCGCACGCGGGCGTCGCCGCGTTCCACTGGGAGACGCTCGGCAAGAAGGTGCTCCTGCCGCTCGTCGTCTCGCCCACGCTGGGGTTCGTCGCGGCGTTCTTCCTGATGATCGCGCTGCTCTGGATCGTGCGCCGCGCGAGACCGGGCACGGTGCACCGCGCCTCGCGCCGGATGCAGCTCCTGAGCGCGTGCATGATGGCGTTCTCCCACGGCTCGAACGACGCGCAGAAGGCGATGGGCATCATCACGCTCGCGCTGGTCGCGTTCGCCGCGAACGGCGGCACCGGCGTGCCCGAGTGGATGATGCCGGTGGGCGACACTGCGGCGGACATGGAAGTGCCCCGCTGGGTGATCTACACGTGCGCGAGCGCGATCGCGCTCGGCACCGCCGCGGGTGGGCGCCGCATCATCAAGACGATGGGCACCAAGATCATCCGCATCTCGCCGCTCCAGGGCTTCGCGGCGGAGACCGCGGGCGCGGCGACGATCCTCGTCGCGAGCCACGCCGGCGTGCCGGTGTCGACCACCCACGTGATCAACGCGTGCATCATGGGCGTCGGCGCGAGCAACCGGATCAGCGCGGTGCGCTGGGGCGTCGCGACGAACATCGTGATCGCGTGGGTGCTCACGCTGCCGCTGAGCGCGGCGATCGCGTTCGTGCTCGAGCTCGTGATCTCGCCGCTGCTGTAG
- a CDS encoding LysR family transcriptional regulator, protein MDLHRVAIFVKVVDERGFTAAARALDLPKSSVSRAVALLEQELGARLLRRSTRTVALTEAGAAFYERASRGLAAIAEAREVVVDLEATLSGPIRVTTAVDAGVWLLAPIIGAFIAQHPDVLVDVVLTGRVVDLVEEGIDLALRAGPIRDDTLVARRLPAVDFALVASRAYLDAHGAPKRVADLARHRCVLFRGVHGRATWTLEGPRGEESLEVRGAVNADDFTFAHHAVAAGAGIGLLPAFVGITGGDVVRVLPKHSAPGAPFHLVYPSARYVPRRVAMFRDFLLDTIARTTSLATARR, encoded by the coding sequence ATGGATCTCCACCGCGTCGCCATCTTCGTGAAGGTCGTCGACGAGCGCGGCTTCACCGCCGCCGCGCGTGCGCTCGATCTCCCGAAGTCCTCGGTGAGCCGCGCGGTCGCGCTCCTCGAGCAGGAGCTCGGCGCGCGCCTGCTCCGCCGCTCCACCCGCACCGTCGCGCTCACCGAGGCCGGCGCCGCGTTCTACGAGCGCGCCTCGCGCGGCCTCGCCGCCATCGCCGAGGCCCGCGAGGTCGTGGTCGATCTCGAGGCCACGCTGAGCGGTCCGATCCGCGTCACCACCGCGGTCGACGCCGGCGTGTGGCTGCTCGCGCCGATCATCGGTGCGTTCATCGCGCAGCACCCCGACGTGCTCGTCGACGTCGTGCTCACCGGGCGCGTCGTCGACCTGGTCGAGGAGGGCATCGACCTCGCGCTGCGCGCCGGTCCGATCCGCGACGACACCCTGGTCGCGCGCCGTCTCCCGGCCGTCGACTTCGCGCTCGTCGCGTCGCGCGCGTACCTCGATGCGCACGGCGCGCCGAAGCGCGTCGCCGACCTCGCGCGCCACCGCTGCGTGCTCTTCCGCGGCGTGCACGGCCGCGCGACGTGGACCCTCGAAGGCCCGCGCGGCGAGGAGAGCCTCGAGGTGCGCGGCGCGGTCAACGCCGACGACTTCACCTTCGCGCACCACGCGGTCGCTGCGGGCGCCGGCATCGGCCTGCTGCCTGCGTTCGTCGGCATCACCGGCGGCGACGTCGTGCGCGTCCTGCCGAAGCACAGCGCGCCCGGCGCGCCGTTCCACCTCGTCTACCCGAGCGCGCGTTACGTCCCGCGCCGCGTCGCGATGTTCCGCGACTTCCTGCTCGACACGATCGCGCGCACGACCTCACTCGCGACGGCGCGCCGGTGA
- a CDS encoding DUF47 domain-containing protein gives MALQDLVRWLIPREQHFFEFLERQAAAAHKGARALGEFANGKRIEDVQSAVQICEHEGDKVVHELEEALGRTFVTPIDREDLQHLSSELDDVLDLTNSAARACLLFGVSKPTEPMKKLIALLIQCTEILEGALPRLGKHDYGALMTASRAIRQLEKDADRIFRQELSRLFHDEGVDAKEILREKEVLEDLEHAVDRCERVAHTLANLAVKHG, from the coding sequence ATGGCGCTCCAAGACCTCGTACGCTGGCTGATCCCTCGCGAGCAGCACTTCTTCGAGTTCCTCGAGCGGCAGGCCGCCGCCGCGCACAAGGGCGCACGCGCGCTCGGCGAATTCGCGAACGGCAAACGCATCGAGGACGTGCAGTCCGCCGTGCAGATCTGCGAGCACGAGGGCGACAAGGTCGTCCACGAGCTCGAGGAAGCGCTGGGCCGCACCTTCGTCACCCCGATCGATCGCGAGGACCTCCAGCACCTCTCGTCGGAGCTCGACGACGTGCTCGATCTCACGAACAGCGCCGCGCGCGCGTGCCTGCTCTTCGGCGTCTCGAAGCCCACCGAGCCGATGAAGAAGCTCATCGCGCTGCTCATCCAGTGCACCGAGATCCTCGAGGGCGCGCTGCCGCGGCTCGGCAAGCACGACTACGGCGCGCTGATGACCGCGAGCCGCGCGATCCGCCAGCTCGAGAAGGACGCCGATCGCATCTTCCGCCAGGAGCTCTCGCGCCTCTTCCACGACGAAGGCGTCGACGCGAAGGAGATCCTCCGCGAGAAGGAAGTGCTCGAGGATCTCGAGCACGCCGTCGATCGCTGCGAGCGCGTCGCGCACACGCTCGCGAACCTGGCCGTGAAGCATGGTTAG
- a CDS encoding branched-chain amino acid aminotransferase, with protein sequence MLDLLALRAPGSLPALPPAPLGFGRVLGPFALVADHDPERGFHGARIVRREEATTVASAASVQYALSVFEGLKALRGPSGALHLWRPEPHARRFAKSSERLTMPVLPEAAFLDACRAIVKAHEGWVPAHGKGSLYLRPTLYATEEFLGVRPSRTHQLAIVVSAVDAFYSTPLRLWAETEHVRAAPGGLGDAKTGANYAASLHAAERAKKRGFDQVLWLDAHDHDRLAEAGTMNVFVVIDGVVRTPELDGTILPGVTRDACLALLRSRGVKCEEAPISLREVHEAAKRGALTEAFGTGTAAIVAPIAAIGSAAGTIELRAPGEVATTLRAGLEAIQQGVADDPFGWRVPV encoded by the coding sequence ATGCTCGACCTCCTCGCGCTCCGCGCGCCGGGCTCGCTGCCCGCGCTCCCTCCCGCCCCGCTCGGCTTCGGTCGTGTCCTCGGTCCGTTCGCGCTGGTCGCGGATCACGACCCCGAGCGCGGCTTCCACGGGGCGCGCATCGTGCGGCGCGAGGAGGCGACGACGGTCGCGTCGGCGGCGAGCGTGCAGTACGCGCTCTCGGTGTTCGAGGGGCTCAAGGCGCTGCGCGGGCCGAGCGGTGCGCTGCATCTCTGGCGCCCCGAGCCCCACGCGCGCCGCTTCGCGAAGAGCAGCGAGCGCCTCACGATGCCGGTGCTGCCGGAGGCCGCGTTCCTCGACGCGTGCCGTGCGATCGTGAAGGCGCACGAGGGCTGGGTGCCCGCGCACGGCAAGGGCTCGCTCTACCTGCGCCCGACGCTCTACGCGACCGAGGAGTTCCTCGGCGTGCGTCCCTCGCGCACGCACCAGCTCGCGATCGTCGTGAGCGCGGTCGACGCGTTCTACAGCACGCCGCTGCGGCTCTGGGCGGAGACCGAGCACGTGCGCGCGGCGCCCGGTGGGCTCGGCGACGCGAAGACCGGCGCGAACTACGCGGCGTCGCTGCACGCGGCGGAGCGGGCGAAGAAGCGCGGCTTCGATCAGGTGCTGTGGCTCGACGCGCACGATCACGATCGGCTCGCCGAGGCGGGCACGATGAACGTGTTCGTGGTGATCGACGGAGTGGTGCGCACGCCCGAGCTCGACGGGACGATCCTGCCGGGCGTGACGCGCGATGCGTGCCTCGCGCTGCTGCGCTCGCGCGGCGTGAAGTGCGAGGAGGCGCCGATCTCGCTGCGCGAGGTGCACGAGGCGGCGAAGCGCGGCGCGCTCACCGAGGCGTTCGGCACCGGCACCGCGGCGATCGTCGCGCCGATCGCGGCGATCGGGAGCGCGGCGGGGACGATCGAGCTGCGCGCGCCGGGCGAGGTCGCGACGACGCTGCGCGCGGGCCTCGAGGCGATCCAGCAGGGCGTGGCGGACGATCCGTTCGGCTGGCGCGTGCCGGTGTGA